Proteins from one Desulfuromonadales bacterium genomic window:
- a CDS encoding 4Fe-4S binding protein, with product MLKIIRERWRQGHRTGKFPKEEPTLPERFRGRPQIDSGRCPQGCRQCAAACPYGALLAADGKVRLDMGLCLFCAECAVACPHGALSFTRDYRLASRTRDGLLTDEQGFQLATALDREMQRLFGRSLKLRQVSAGGCNACEADLNVLGTLVFDLGRFGIQFVASPRHADGILITGPVTANMKSALLDTYAAVPAPKLVIASGACAIGGGPFRGSPEANDGVGGLLPVDLYIPGCPPHPYTALDGLLRLLGRL from the coding sequence ATGCTGAAAATCATCCGTGAACGCTGGCGTCAGGGACATCGCACCGGCAAATTTCCCAAGGAAGAGCCGACCCTTCCCGAGCGCTTCCGCGGCCGGCCGCAGATCGATTCCGGCAGGTGCCCGCAGGGGTGCCGGCAATGCGCGGCGGCCTGCCCCTACGGTGCTCTGCTGGCGGCGGACGGCAAGGTCCGGCTCGACATGGGACTCTGCCTCTTCTGCGCCGAGTGTGCTGTCGCCTGTCCGCACGGCGCCCTCTCTTTCACCCGCGATTATCGCCTCGCCTCGCGCACCCGCGACGGGCTGCTGACCGACGAGCAGGGTTTTCAGCTCGCTACCGCCCTCGACCGGGAGATGCAGCGCCTCTTCGGCCGCTCCCTCAAACTGCGCCAGGTCTCGGCCGGCGGCTGCAACGCCTGCGAAGCCGACCTCAACGTCCTCGGCACCCTGGTCTTCGATCTCGGCCGCTTCGGCATCCAGTTCGTCGCCTCGCCGCGCCATGCCGACGGCATCCTGATCACCGGGCCGGTGACCGCGAACATGAAATCCGCCCTGCTCGACACCTACGCCGCCGTTCCCGCCCCCAAGCTGGTGATCGCCTCCGGTGCCTGCGCCATCGGCGGCGGCCCGTTCCGCGGCAGCCCCGAGGCAAACGACGGAGTCGGCGGACTGCTCCCGGTCGATCTCTACATCCCCGGTTGCCCGCCGCATCCCTACACCGCCCTCGACGGCCTGCTGCGGCTGCTGGGACGGTTGTGA
- a CDS encoding hydrogenase, with the protein GELRRELPALAPESLTVALVEGWRGEVVHVALTDAQGKLSRYKIVDPSFRNWSGLAMALRGEQISDFPLCNKSFNLSYCGFDL; encoded by the coding sequence GGGGGAACTGCGCCGGGAGTTGCCGGCGCTGGCGCCGGAGAGCCTGACTGTGGCCCTGGTCGAAGGGTGGCGCGGCGAGGTGGTGCACGTCGCCCTGACCGATGCGCAGGGGAAGCTTTCCCGCTACAAGATCGTCGATCCCTCCTTCCGCAACTGGAGCGGCCTGGCGATGGCGTTGCGTGGCGAGCAGATCTCCGACTTTCCGCTCTGCAACAAGAGCTTCAACCTGTCGTACTGCGGGTTTGATCTTTAA
- a CDS encoding aminopeptidase, with product MGVLLLAGAAILILSSCSNELGYYAQCVQGHVGILAKRQPIDKVLADPATAPELKEKLALVLRIRDFASRELLLPDNDSYRCYADLKRPEVVWNVVATPEFSLRPRQWCFPVAGCVTYRGYYSRDAAQSLAENLRAQGEDVHLYGVDAYSTLGWFDDPVLNTFINKPEAHLAALIFHELAHQKVYIKGDSAFNEAFAEAVAQEGVTRWLRHAGRPDELAGWQESLRRDEQFVGLLQEARSRLEALYAEMSDAGEKRAGKERIFHEMGLTYLRLKASWGGHTGYDRWFATPLNNARIASVGTYRRQLPAFQVLLQREGGDLAAFYRAVTAIGELPAEGRHGRMRELAAEVRPGPGIDIVRLWDASPGS from the coding sequence ATGGGAGTCTTGCTGTTGGCAGGGGCTGCCATCCTGATCTTGTCCTCCTGCAGCAACGAACTGGGCTACTACGCCCAGTGCGTCCAGGGGCATGTTGGCATTCTGGCAAAGCGGCAGCCGATCGACAAGGTACTCGCCGATCCTGCAACCGCTCCCGAGCTGAAGGAGAAATTGGCGCTGGTCCTGCGCATCCGCGATTTTGCCAGCCGCGAACTGCTCCTGCCCGACAACGACAGCTACCGCTGCTATGCCGATCTCAAGCGGCCCGAGGTGGTCTGGAATGTGGTAGCCACCCCGGAGTTTTCCCTGCGCCCCAGACAGTGGTGTTTCCCCGTGGCCGGCTGCGTTACGTATCGCGGCTACTATTCCCGGGACGCGGCTCAATCTCTGGCCGAGAATCTGCGGGCGCAGGGGGAAGATGTTCATCTTTACGGGGTGGATGCCTATTCGACCCTTGGCTGGTTCGATGACCCGGTGCTCAATACGTTCATCAACAAGCCGGAGGCCCATCTTGCCGCCCTGATTTTCCACGAGCTCGCCCACCAGAAGGTCTATATCAAGGGCGATTCCGCTTTCAACGAGGCTTTTGCCGAAGCGGTGGCGCAGGAAGGGGTCACCCGCTGGCTGCGCCACGCGGGACGGCCGGATGAACTGGCCGGCTGGCAGGAGAGCCTGCGCCGGGACGAACAGTTCGTTGGCCTGCTGCAGGAGGCCCGCTCCCGGCTCGAAGCGCTCTACGCCGAGATGAGCGATGCGGGGGAAAAGCGTGCCGGCAAGGAGCGGATATTTCACGAGATGGGACTGACTTATCTTCGCTTGAAGGCGAGCTGGGGCGGGCATACCGGTTACGACCGGTGGTTTGCGACGCCTCTCAACAATGCCCGCATCGCCTCGGTCGGCACCTACCGCAGGCAGCTTCCGGCTTTCCAGGTCCTGCTGCAAAGGGAAGGCGGGGACCTGGCCGCCTTTTACCGGGCGGTGACTGCAATCGGCGAGCTTCCGGCCGAGGGGCGGCATGGCCGCATGCGTGAGCTGGCCGCAGAGGTCAGGCCAGGTCCCGGAATCGACATCGTTCGC
- a CDS encoding zinc ribbon domain-containing protein: MPMYEYQCEQCSQVFEARQKFSDAPLTECRFCGGPVQKLISQTSFALKGSGWYQQGYAGGPAKPAACAAGAAGGGGCAGCPKAAVNE, translated from the coding sequence ATGCCGATGTACGAATATCAGTGTGAACAGTGTTCCCAGGTCTTCGAGGCCAGACAGAAGTTTTCCGATGCGCCACTGACCGAATGCCGTTTTTGCGGCGGTCCGGTGCAGAAACTCATCTCCCAGACCTCCTTTGCCCTCAAGGGGAGCGGCTGGTACCAGCAGGGCTACGCCGGCGGGCCGGCCAAACCTGCGGCCTGCGCCGCCGGTGCCGCAGGCGGAGGCGGTTGCGCTGGCTGCCCGAAGGCGGCTGTCAACGAGTAA